The following proteins come from a genomic window of Flavobacteriaceae bacterium MAR_2010_188:
- a CDS encoding putative acetyltransferase translates to MTDRQPTIRPIKANDNEKLAAVIRSVLLEMGMPKVGTAYADKSLDHMFETYQEKGKSYFVVEEDVKILGGGGVAPLDNFEGNVCELQKMYFLPEARGRGVGFKLLELCLDKARNLGYEQCYLETMPYMESARKLYQKYGFNNIDKPMGDTGHHACQIWMIKDL, encoded by the coding sequence ATGACGGATCGCCAACCTACCATAAGACCAATAAAAGCGAATGATAACGAGAAATTGGCAGCGGTAATTCGCTCGGTACTTTTAGAAATGGGTATGCCAAAAGTTGGTACTGCTTATGCAGACAAGTCTTTAGATCATATGTTCGAAACCTATCAAGAAAAAGGAAAATCTTATTTCGTAGTGGAAGAAGATGTTAAGATTTTAGGCGGCGGTGGTGTTGCACCGCTCGATAATTTTGAGGGGAATGTGTGCGAACTTCAAAAAATGTACTTTCTGCCTGAGGCTAGGGGAAGGGGCGTCGGTTTTAAATTATTAGAACTATGCTTAGATAAAGCGAGGAATCTCGGCTATGAGCAGTGTTATCTAGAAACCATGCCTTATATGGAGTCTGCCCGAAAACTTTATCAGAAATACGGTTTTAATAATATTGACAAACCCATGGGCGATACTGGTCATCACGCCTGCCAAATTTGGATGATCAAGGACCTATGA
- a CDS encoding copper homeostasis protein has product MKLEICTNSFASAENAEAAGASQIELCSELSIGGITPSYGLLKQVTSKLAIPVNVLIRPRGGNFCYSFEEFEIMKSDILICKELGCHGIVSGILHKDNILDQERTAELIQIAQPMKFIFHRAFDLLPNPKKALFDLIDMKVKAILTSGQSKTAIEGIDFLKEINELASDKITIMPGGGINSKNAKTFRDAGFGIIHSSASEPIENSALGENEVSFFGNYKETISGFEEIKEILKAIN; this is encoded by the coding sequence ATGAAACTAGAAATATGTACCAATTCTTTCGCTTCTGCCGAAAATGCCGAAGCTGCGGGTGCTTCACAGATTGAACTTTGTTCAGAATTATCCATCGGAGGCATTACTCCTTCTTACGGACTTTTAAAACAAGTGACTTCTAAACTAGCCATTCCTGTTAATGTATTGATAAGACCACGGGGAGGAAATTTTTGTTATTCCTTCGAAGAATTCGAGATAATGAAATCCGACATTTTAATTTGTAAAGAACTAGGATGCCACGGAATCGTTTCTGGGATATTGCATAAGGATAACATCTTAGACCAAGAACGAACCGCAGAATTGATACAAATCGCTCAGCCAATGAAATTCATCTTTCATAGAGCATTCGACCTTTTGCCTAATCCTAAAAAAGCGTTGTTTGATTTAATAGATATGAAAGTGAAAGCGATTTTAACTTCTGGCCAATCAAAAACTGCAATTGAAGGAATCGATTTTTTAAAAGAAATAAACGAGTTAGCGTCTGATAAAATTACGATTATGCCTGGCGGTGGAATCAATTCTAAAAATGCTAAAACCTTTAGGGATGCTGGTTTTGGTATTATTCATTCATCGGCCTCCGAACCAATTGAAAATTCGGCGCTTGGTGAGAATGAAGTTTCATTTTTCGGCAATTATAAAGAAACAATTTCAGGGTTTGAAGAGATAAAGGAAATTTTAAAAGCCATCAACTGA
- a CDS encoding release factor glutamine methyltransferase — protein sequence MTLKEFKNKLLDEVEGIYGKEETESFYYLLIQHYLGFTKVEAILNADTNLENPKLQELENAIAKLKLNKPIQYIIGETEFFSLPFKVNRNVLIPRLETEELVDWIIKDFNIKSKSSRILDVGTGSGCIAITLTKFLKDSTVTGLDFSLEALKVANENADINKVEVELIQQDILQKNLQPKLTQEKWDVIVSNPPYVRDSEKLRMHSNVLDYEPESALFVTDADPLIFYRRIAEFAFENLEHNGNLYFEINEDLGKEMIQLLEDLKFEDIRLRKDLFGKDRMIKATKI from the coding sequence ATGACGCTTAAGGAATTTAAAAATAAACTCCTAGACGAAGTTGAAGGAATATATGGTAAAGAGGAAACAGAAAGCTTTTACTATTTGCTCATACAGCACTATCTAGGATTTACCAAGGTAGAAGCGATTTTAAATGCCGATACTAATCTCGAAAATCCTAAACTGCAGGAATTAGAGAATGCGATTGCAAAGCTTAAGTTAAATAAGCCAATTCAGTACATTATAGGCGAAACTGAATTTTTTAGTCTGCCATTTAAGGTTAATCGAAATGTGCTTATTCCCAGACTAGAAACCGAAGAATTGGTAGATTGGATTATTAAGGACTTCAACATAAAAAGTAAGAGTTCTCGGATTTTGGATGTGGGCACTGGCAGTGGTTGTATTGCGATTACTTTGACAAAATTTCTAAAGGATAGTACAGTGACCGGATTAGATTTTAGCTTGGAAGCCCTCAAAGTTGCAAATGAAAATGCAGATATAAATAAAGTAGAAGTAGAATTAATTCAGCAAGATATTTTACAAAAAAATCTTCAACCAAAACTTACCCAAGAAAAATGGGATGTGATTGTTTCTAATCCACCTTATGTTCGGGATTCCGAAAAATTAAGAATGCATTCCAATGTTTTGGATTATGAGCCAGAATCGGCACTTTTTGTAACCGACGCTGATCCCTTGATTTTTTATAGACGGATTGCTGAGTTTGCCTTTGAGAATCTAGAGCACAACGGAAATCTATATTTTGAAATAAATGAGGACTTAGGAAAAGAGATGATTCAACTATTGGAAGATTTAAAGTTTGAAGATATTAGATTAAGAAAAGATCTTTTCGGTAAGGATCGAATGATTAAAGCCACTAAAATATGA